A DNA window from Caldalkalibacillus thermarum contains the following coding sequences:
- a CDS encoding helix-turn-helix domain-containing protein has product MTFAERLKKLRKNHDLTQQKLADHLGLKRPTYAKYETGENQPDPDTLKKIADFFNVSVDYLLGRTDDPTPPGVNTVFYDLDGLTEEEKKYLYMQLEIFRKLKEELNKGKE; this is encoded by the coding sequence GTGACCTTTGCAGAACGGTTGAAGAAGTTGAGAAAAAATCATGATCTCACACAGCAAAAACTTGCTGATCATCTTGGTCTAAAAAGACCAACATATGCTAAATATGAAACGGGCGAAAACCAGCCTGATCCTGATACACTTAAAAAAATAGCCGACTTCTTTAATGTGTCAGTGGACTATCTCCTTGGTCGCACAGATGACCCTACACCACCCGGTGTAAACACCGTTTTTTATGATCTTGATGGATTGACTGAAGAAGAAAAGAAATATTTGTACATGCAACTGGAGATATTCAGAAAACTGAAAGAAGAACTCAACAAAGGCAAAGAATAA